The following proteins come from a genomic window of Myroides odoratus DSM 2801:
- a CDS encoding Bax inhibitor-1/YccA family protein — MEDNQPIYAVAHESDTVKAQFYRRTYGNLALGVLAFIVFETILLNTPFVVNGMFQLLGMGKFSWLIILGAFMGITWFAQNLTYKTANKPQQYAGFMLYVLAEAFLFVPILVVALSMTGDSSLIVQAGVLTLALFLGLTGVVFGSNANFSFMRSILTIGFFLALGTIVAGMLFGFDLGLWFSLAMVALASGSILYSTWQIKNEYAADQYVPAALSLFASLMLLFWYILRILMSRNN; from the coding sequence ATGGAAGATAATCAACCTATTTATGCTGTTGCACATGAATCGGATACGGTTAAAGCACAGTTTTACAGAAGAACCTATGGTAATTTGGCTTTAGGTGTACTTGCATTTATTGTATTTGAAACCATTTTATTGAATACACCTTTCGTAGTAAACGGGATGTTTCAATTATTGGGTATGGGTAAATTCTCTTGGTTAATCATCTTAGGTGCCTTTATGGGAATTACTTGGTTTGCTCAAAACTTGACTTATAAAACTGCAAATAAACCACAACAATATGCTGGGTTTATGTTGTATGTGTTGGCAGAAGCCTTTTTGTTCGTTCCTATTTTAGTTGTTGCATTAAGCATGACTGGAGATTCATCGTTGATCGTTCAAGCAGGTGTATTGACACTAGCTTTATTTTTAGGATTAACAGGTGTTGTATTTGGATCGAATGCAAACTTTTCATTCATGCGTTCAATTCTAACAATTGGATTTTTCTTAGCGTTAGGAACTATTGTTGCAGGAATGTTGTTTGGTTTTGACCTAGGCTTATGGTTTTCTTTAGCCATGGTAGCTTTGGCATCGGGTTCAATCTTATATTCAACTTGGCAAATTAAAAATGAATATGCAGCAGATCAATATGTGCCTGCAGCGTTGAGTTTGTTTGCGTCATTAATGCTATTGTTCTGGTATATTCTGAGAATCTTAATGAGTAGAAACAATTAA
- a CDS encoding 4'-phosphopantetheinyl transferase family protein, which translates to MAVVKEIIVDSGTLYVWHITESLEELRASLQLSSTSQERLTKMKSENHQKAFLAVRQVLRQVNIADVDLCYDTNGKPSLCTGKHISISHSFDYAIVAISKKNIGVDVELIRDKIIRLSGKFCNERELALAPVSLEDKKEYLTEIWSVKEALFKMCNSRSLSFAQDMDVDVKQKQAKISQGDFKINMHYQTFRIEHYVFVVSY; encoded by the coding sequence ATGGCAGTAGTAAAAGAAATCATAGTAGATTCGGGTACACTTTATGTTTGGCATATTACCGAGTCCTTAGAGGAATTAAGAGCATCACTTCAATTAAGTTCCACCAGTCAAGAACGTTTGACTAAGATGAAGTCTGAGAATCATCAAAAGGCTTTTTTAGCTGTTCGTCAAGTTTTACGTCAAGTAAATATTGCTGATGTGGACTTGTGCTATGATACAAATGGTAAACCTAGCTTATGTACAGGGAAACATATTTCGATTTCTCATTCATTTGATTATGCGATAGTCGCTATTAGTAAAAAAAATATTGGAGTTGACGTCGAATTGATTCGCGATAAAATTATTCGTTTGAGTGGTAAATTTTGTAATGAAAGAGAATTAGCTCTGGCGCCTGTTTCTTTAGAAGATAAAAAAGAGTATTTAACGGAGATTTGGTCTGTGAAAGAGGCGTTGTTTAAAATGTGCAATTCGCGTAGTCTGAGTTTCGCTCAAGATATGGATGTCGATGTTAAACAGAAACAAGCGAAGATTAGTCAAGGTGATTTTAAAATTAATATGCACTATCAAACTTTTCGCATAGAACATTACGTATTTGTTGTTAGTTATTAA
- a CDS encoding DUF4302 domain-containing protein — MKNIKRYLKIVGGSLVVLIAASGTLTSCQNNDNDIYDQDPIIRLREAKAKLKNHLTTESDNGWIATFRPDGGVMLGEFNLWFDFEDDFSVNIKSDFNLGDLNAQESEYNFTMLRTFALSFPLHNKVHDFTQGFYLDIDGKESLYNNRSDIEFLFNDYLANGDVETVGFMTNQKVVFRKATAEEKAFRFDDQWAVYNKLETMRNVTLIQDGRSKRLNFEPMPGMRAAYIGKIVSQNGQKSISEVLTDTGAVTFAANLETDEVILKPALELENGLTIDKLIWIGSAYYGEADENNSILIRP; from the coding sequence ATGAAGAATATAAAAAGATATTTAAAAATAGTTGGAGGTTCACTTGTTGTTTTAATTGCTGCAAGTGGTACGCTAACTTCTTGTCAAAATAATGACAATGATATTTATGATCAGGATCCAATCATTAGACTTAGAGAAGCAAAAGCTAAACTAAAAAATCATTTGACAACTGAAAGTGATAACGGTTGGATTGCAACATTTAGACCTGATGGAGGTGTTATGTTGGGAGAATTTAATTTATGGTTCGACTTTGAAGATGATTTTTCAGTGAATATTAAATCTGATTTTAATCTTGGGGATTTAAATGCTCAAGAATCAGAATATAATTTCACTATGTTGCGTACTTTTGCTTTGAGTTTTCCATTACATAATAAAGTTCACGATTTTACTCAAGGATTTTATTTAGATATTGATGGTAAAGAATCATTGTATAATAATCGTAGTGATATTGAATTTTTGTTTAATGATTACTTAGCAAATGGTGATGTTGAAACTGTTGGTTTCATGACAAATCAAAAAGTTGTTTTTCGCAAAGCAACAGCGGAAGAAAAAGCATTTAGATTTGATGATCAATGGGCTGTATATAATAAGTTAGAAACAATGAGAAACGTTACGTTGATCCAAGATGGTAGATCAAAACGTTTGAATTTTGAACCTATGCCTGGTATGCGTGCCGCTTATATCGGTAAGATTGTTTCTCAAAATGGTCAAAAAAGTATTAGCGAAGTTTTAACCGATACTGGTGCAGTTACGTTTGCTGCTAATTTAGAAACAGATGAAGTTATATTGAAACCTGCTTTAGAATTAGAAAACGGATTGACAATTGATAAATTAATCTGGATCGGTTCAGCTTATTATGGGGAAGCAGATGAGAACAACTCAATCTTGATTCGTCCTTAA
- a CDS encoding putative zinc-binding metallopeptidase produces the protein MKNTYVRILSLFAFGFVLFSCNNDDKLDNQSYLPEGPQTSESEVDEYLYKTFTEPYNMRVHYKWDRNIYGSTTDNTRNLNPPRKENVIPAFEMVNHVWLKTYDSVAGKQFVKDLRPMSLLAAGGYAFNENGTRTLGLASGGVQITLYEVDYLRTNVESAKEFIHTIQHEYIHIINQKEEFNQPNFGKMNLGDYTPSWYQLETTLDPRRPSKKLQQNGEDWNINAYANVLGFVTGYSRSNIIEDFAEVASYYLTTKPEDVTKMLDQVRSYENMTQAERDRYGLTVDIYKPGGVQKILYKYELVKEYFWSKFKIDFEELVRVANLNAASSPMLNGGVTNTITFEKKTYKTSFVTEDVVRHCQLHADVELQLK, from the coding sequence ATGAAAAATACATATGTAAGAATTTTAAGTTTATTTGCTTTTGGTTTTGTACTATTTAGTTGTAATAACGATGATAAGTTAGATAACCAAAGTTATTTGCCAGAAGGACCTCAAACGTCTGAAAGCGAAGTGGATGAGTATTTGTATAAGACATTTACAGAGCCATATAATATGCGTGTTCATTATAAATGGGATCGTAATATCTATGGATCAACTACAGATAATACAAGAAACCTTAACCCACCACGTAAAGAAAATGTAATTCCAGCTTTCGAAATGGTTAATCACGTTTGGTTAAAAACGTATGACTCGGTTGCTGGAAAACAGTTTGTGAAAGACTTAAGACCTATGAGTTTATTAGCAGCTGGAGGATATGCTTTCAACGAAAATGGAACACGTACACTTGGACTTGCTTCTGGTGGAGTACAAATTACATTGTATGAAGTAGATTACTTACGTACAAATGTTGAATCTGCAAAAGAGTTTATCCATACTATTCAACACGAGTATATCCATATCATTAACCAAAAAGAGGAGTTTAATCAACCTAATTTTGGTAAAATGAACTTAGGAGATTATACACCAAGCTGGTATCAGTTGGAAACTACATTAGATCCAAGAAGACCAAGTAAAAAATTACAACAGAATGGTGAAGATTGGAATATTAATGCATACGCTAATGTCTTAGGATTCGTTACAGGATATTCACGTTCAAATATTATTGAAGATTTCGCAGAAGTGGCTTCATATTATTTAACTACTAAACCTGAAGATGTTACTAAAATGTTAGATCAAGTACGTAGCTATGAGAACATGACTCAAGCAGAACGTGATAGATATGGTTTAACTGTGGATATTTATAAACCAGGAGGAGTGCAAAAGATCTTGTATAAATACGAATTAGTTAAGGAATATTTTTGGAGTAAGTTCAAAATTGATTTCGAAGAGTTAGTACGTGTTGCAAATTTAAATGCTGCAAGCTCTCCAATGTTAAACGGAGGAGTGACTAATACAATCACTTTTGAAAAAAAGACTTATAAGACAAGTTTTGTAACGGAAGATGTAGTTAGACACTGTCAGCTTCATGCAGATGTAGAATTGCAGTTAAAATAA
- a CDS encoding RagB/SusD family nutrient uptake outer membrane protein, with protein sequence MRYLKYITGIVAGIALVGCSSFLEENPDERTRLDSAEKIKELLVFAYPSANNFYALEAMTDNFGDSKRTQNTYVDNTAYYSWKDEKQEGIDSPAEYWESAYNAIAQANQALQAIEGITTSKENRDGIRGEALLARAYAHWMLAMTFCEAYDPNTADSKLGIPYVNEVEEDLIKEYSRGTLAEFYAKLEADIEEGVKLAPGSNFFKVPSFHFTREAGYALAARFFAFKGDWDKVLEYTNFLGDNPTSLRDYDELSKMTWDQQAQFFGSGDAAANLLAAGTRSTLDRLYPRIRFGYTEPIYQATVGSAKFNPFGKQYSYVVLQASQDVNFYTRFYEYFVYSNQSAGIGQPYVNVPLLTTDEAYLYRIEATIMKGEFDKAALMMGYFAKFRTRGGGNEGTVRLNTLLANAGDASAYQPFYNLDETQRKLMKYVSEMRRLEFMHLGNRWYDIKRFNLEVEHSFIVEGTKDVLTKNDPRKAVQLPQSALGAGLTPNPR encoded by the coding sequence ATGAGATATTTAAAATATATAACAGGTATCGTTGCGGGGATTGCTCTAGTAGGTTGTTCTAGTTTCCTGGAGGAGAACCCAGATGAAAGAACGAGGTTAGACAGTGCTGAGAAAATCAAAGAATTACTAGTGTTTGCTTATCCAAGTGCGAATAATTTCTACGCATTAGAGGCAATGACTGATAACTTTGGAGATTCTAAGCGTACCCAAAATACTTACGTGGATAATACAGCATACTATTCATGGAAAGATGAAAAACAGGAGGGAATAGACTCTCCTGCAGAGTACTGGGAAAGTGCTTATAATGCGATTGCACAAGCAAACCAAGCATTACAAGCTATTGAAGGAATTACGACTAGTAAAGAAAATCGCGATGGAATCAGAGGAGAAGCTTTATTAGCTCGTGCTTATGCACATTGGATGTTAGCTATGACTTTCTGTGAGGCATATGATCCAAATACTGCGGATTCAAAATTAGGTATTCCTTATGTAAATGAAGTAGAAGAAGATTTAATTAAAGAATACTCTCGTGGTACTTTAGCTGAGTTTTATGCTAAGTTAGAAGCTGACATCGAAGAAGGAGTAAAATTAGCACCAGGAAGTAATTTCTTTAAAGTGCCATCTTTTCACTTTACAAGAGAAGCTGGTTATGCTTTAGCAGCTCGTTTTTTCGCTTTTAAAGGTGACTGGGATAAAGTATTAGAATACACTAATTTCTTAGGAGATAATCCAACTTCATTAAGAGATTATGATGAATTAAGTAAAATGACTTGGGATCAACAAGCACAGTTTTTTGGAAGTGGTGATGCTGCTGCGAACTTGTTGGCTGCTGGTACGAGAAGTACATTAGATCGTTTGTATCCAAGAATTAGATTTGGTTATACTGAACCAATTTATCAAGCTACTGTTGGTAGTGCAAAATTTAATCCATTTGGAAAACAGTATTCATATGTTGTATTACAAGCAAGTCAGGATGTGAACTTCTATACTAGATTCTATGAGTATTTCGTTTACTCTAATCAATCAGCAGGTATTGGTCAACCTTATGTGAACGTTCCGTTATTAACAACTGATGAAGCATATTTGTATCGTATTGAAGCAACTATCATGAAAGGTGAATTCGATAAAGCGGCATTAATGATGGGGTATTTTGCTAAATTCAGAACAAGAGGTGGTGGAAATGAAGGTACAGTAAGATTAAATACACTACTTGCTAATGCTGGAGATGCAAGTGCTTATCAACCATTCTATAATTTAGATGAAACACAACGTAAGTTGATGAAGTATGTTTCTGAAATGAGACGTCTTGAATTTATGCATTTAGGAAATAGATGGTACGACATCAAACGTTTTAATTTAGAAGTTGAACATAGTTTCATAGTAGAAGGTACGAAAGATGTTCTAACTAAGAATGACCCACGTAAGGCAGTTCAATTACCTCAATCAGCTCTTGGAGCAGGTTTAACACCAAATCCTAGATAA
- a CDS encoding SusC/RagA family TonB-linked outer membrane protein, with protein MRKIVLHFFFVIAALLMVNEGFAQSRKVTGRVSDGDGYPLPGASVLIKGTQEGVGTDLDGNFSINVKDDNAVLVFSFVMMNSVEKKVGKASVINVVLKEDSTLDEINIVTTGYESVNKRTFTGAVSRISEKELKVDGVPDVSRMIEGKAAGVTVQNVTGTFGAAPKITVRGSSSIFGDTKPLWVIDGMVQEEIINVSFEDLASGNASTMLSSAVAGLNANDVLSIEILKDAAATSIYGARAMNGVVVITTKSGRKNTPLTVSYNMENTIREVPTYGTYDILNSQASMGILLEMEEKGLLTDPTISQGRYGGIYNLWFKEIWAYDPKGGMDGKGGYNQFNTDEGKYDFLRQYEYANTDWFKHLFRPSIMQNHSLSFSGGSENATYYASVGYMKDPGWTVADQVQRITANLKTTFYFNDRMNLGLSTVFSSRKQDAPGSFDRQADPVGGSVSRDFDINPFNYALNTSRALRPYDNEGNYEYYRQNWAPFNVLDELNNNSLNLDVKDIKLQADFEYKLMDGLKFNSSASLRYVISDRDHDIKESSNVVRAFRADETMIVKQQNIYLYQDPANLDAEKEVVLKDGGIWYRFQNKMSAINWRNSFSYDNIFGKTGQHEINAFAGAEIRIIDRDYNSNDTYGVMFDKGYLGNPNYKLYRKLFAEGDALYSRGFDKDRNAGFFGRVNYTYDGRYTASLTGRYDASNQQGESGAMWLPTWTASGKWNIIQEKWMLDQKVFSDLSLRGSYGLTATAGPASNSSAVFKNALTVSRFDPESREVGMNIVNLKNADLTWEKQYEANLGVDMGFLGGRIYLVADVYQRKAFDLVDRIRTSGIGGEVSKWGNNADMTTKGVELSLTTRNVVSESFKWTSNLNFSYYNQEITKLAYEPSAFDLISNIGGNVVGNARNSLYSYQFTGLNGEGLPTFVMADGETDNVGGANFQDTQNVVGYLKYEGSVEPNKTIGFNNTFQYENWSLDVMTVAAWGNVVRLDPSFTSEYNDTQIFTKAMNNRWVIAGDENTTNVPIIASADMIAKYGRSLDRAYNAYNYSDQRIAKGDFIRIKNITLGYEFPELFKKQIGVSSFGLKMSVTNPFLLYSDKKLNGQDPEFFRTGGVAMPVTRQYTLTLNLSI; from the coding sequence ATGAGGAAAATTGTACTTCATTTCTTCTTTGTTATAGCAGCCTTGCTAATGGTAAATGAGGGGTTTGCGCAAAGCAGAAAGGTTACAGGACGCGTTTCTGATGGGGATGGGTATCCTCTTCCAGGAGCGAGTGTGTTGATTAAAGGTACCCAAGAAGGTGTTGGTACTGACTTAGATGGTAATTTCTCCATTAACGTAAAAGATGATAATGCTGTTTTGGTGTTTTCATTTGTTATGATGAATTCTGTGGAGAAGAAAGTCGGAAAAGCCAGCGTTATAAACGTAGTCTTAAAAGAAGATAGTACGTTAGACGAAATTAACATCGTTACAACAGGTTACGAGTCTGTGAACAAAAGAACGTTTACAGGGGCAGTTAGTAGAATTTCTGAAAAAGAATTAAAAGTAGATGGTGTTCCTGACGTGAGTAGAATGATCGAAGGGAAGGCAGCTGGGGTAACAGTACAAAACGTTACTGGTACATTTGGTGCTGCGCCGAAAATCACAGTTCGTGGTTCTTCTTCTATTTTTGGTGATACAAAACCGTTATGGGTTATTGATGGTATGGTTCAAGAAGAAATTATCAACGTTTCTTTCGAGGATTTAGCTTCAGGTAACGCTTCAACTATGTTGAGTTCTGCTGTTGCAGGGTTAAACGCGAATGACGTGTTGAGTATTGAGATTTTGAAAGATGCTGCTGCTACTTCTATTTATGGTGCTCGCGCGATGAATGGGGTAGTTGTAATTACTACTAAATCAGGTAGAAAAAATACACCTTTAACGGTGAGCTATAATATGGAGAACACAATTCGTGAAGTGCCAACTTATGGGACATACGATATTTTGAACTCTCAAGCTTCAATGGGTATCCTATTGGAAATGGAGGAAAAAGGATTGTTAACTGATCCTACAATTTCTCAAGGTAGATATGGTGGTATCTATAATTTATGGTTTAAAGAAATTTGGGCATACGATCCTAAAGGTGGTATGGACGGTAAAGGTGGTTATAACCAATTCAATACTGATGAAGGGAAATACGATTTCTTACGTCAATATGAATATGCAAATACAGATTGGTTTAAACATTTATTTAGACCATCAATTATGCAAAATCACTCATTGAGTTTCAGTGGAGGTAGTGAAAATGCAACTTACTATGCGTCAGTTGGATATATGAAAGATCCAGGATGGACTGTAGCAGATCAAGTACAGCGTATTACAGCTAACTTGAAGACTACGTTCTATTTCAATGACAGAATGAATTTAGGATTGTCAACTGTTTTCTCTAGCAGAAAGCAAGATGCTCCAGGAAGTTTTGATCGTCAAGCGGATCCTGTTGGAGGTTCTGTTTCTCGTGACTTTGATATTAACCCGTTTAACTACGCGTTAAATACTTCAAGAGCGTTACGTCCTTATGATAATGAAGGTAATTATGAGTATTACAGACAAAACTGGGCACCATTTAACGTGTTAGATGAGTTGAATAATAACTCATTAAATTTAGATGTAAAAGATATTAAATTACAAGCTGATTTCGAATATAAGTTAATGGATGGATTGAAATTCAACTCTTCAGCATCATTACGTTATGTGATTTCAGATCGTGACCACGATATTAAAGAATCTTCAAACGTTGTTCGCGCATTTAGAGCTGACGAAACAATGATTGTAAAACAACAAAATATCTATTTATACCAAGATCCAGCTAACTTAGATGCTGAGAAAGAAGTGGTATTGAAAGATGGTGGTATTTGGTACAGATTCCAAAATAAAATGTCTGCAATCAACTGGAGAAACTCTTTCTCTTATGATAATATCTTTGGAAAAACTGGTCAACATGAAATCAACGCTTTCGCAGGAGCTGAGATTAGAATAATCGACCGTGATTACAATTCAAATGATACATATGGTGTGATGTTTGATAAAGGATACTTAGGGAATCCAAACTACAAATTATACCGTAAGTTATTTGCAGAAGGAGATGCATTATATAGCAGAGGATTTGATAAAGATCGTAATGCTGGTTTCTTCGGAAGAGTAAACTATACCTATGATGGAAGATATACAGCTTCATTAACAGGTCGTTATGATGCTTCAAACCAACAAGGTGAATCAGGTGCAATGTGGTTACCTACTTGGACAGCTTCAGGAAAATGGAATATTATTCAAGAAAAATGGATGTTAGACCAAAAAGTATTTTCTGATTTAAGTTTAAGAGGTTCGTACGGTTTAACTGCAACTGCAGGACCTGCATCGAATTCATCAGCTGTGTTTAAAAATGCATTGACTGTATCTCGTTTTGATCCAGAATCACGTGAAGTGGGAATGAACATCGTTAACCTTAAAAATGCTGATTTAACTTGGGAAAAGCAATATGAAGCTAACCTTGGTGTTGATATGGGATTCTTAGGTGGAAGAATTTACTTAGTAGCTGATGTTTATCAACGTAAAGCATTCGACTTAGTGGATCGTATCAGAACTTCAGGTATTGGAGGAGAAGTTTCTAAATGGGGGAACAACGCGGATATGACAACAAAAGGGGTTGAGTTAAGTTTGACAACAAGAAATGTTGTTAGTGAATCATTCAAATGGACTTCTAACTTAAACTTCTCTTACTATAACCAAGAAATTACAAAATTAGCATATGAGCCTAGTGCTTTTGACTTAATCAGTAATATTGGAGGTAACGTAGTTGGAAATGCTCGTAACTCATTATATTCTTACCAATTTACAGGTCTAAATGGAGAAGGTTTACCAACTTTCGTTATGGCTGACGGTGAAACGGATAACGTTGGAGGAGCTAACTTCCAAGATACACAAAATGTAGTTGGATACTTGAAATATGAAGGATCTGTTGAACCAAATAAAACGATTGGTTTCAACAATACATTCCAGTACGAAAACTGGTCGTTAGATGTAATGACTGTAGCTGCTTGGGGTAACGTGGTTCGTTTAGATCCAAGTTTCACTTCAGAGTATAATGATACGCAAATCTTCACAAAAGCAATGAACAACCGTTGGGTGATTGCTGGTGATGAGAACACAACAAATGTGCCTATTATTGCTTCTGCAGATATGATTGCAAAATATGGACGTAGTTTAGATAGAGCTTACAATGCTTATAACTATTCAGATCAACGTATTGCTAAAGGTGATTTCATCCGTATCAAGAATATTACTTTAGGATATGAATTCCCTGAGTTATTCAAGAAACAAATTGGTGTATCATCATTTGGATTGAAAATGTCAGTTACAAACCCATTCTTGTTGTACTCTGATAAGAAGTTAAATGGACAAGATCCTGAGTTCTTTAGAACAGGTGGAGTTGCTATGCCTGTGACTAGACAGTATACGTTAACATTGAACTTATCAATTTAA
- the mscL gene encoding large conductance mechanosensitive channel protein MscL, with amino-acid sequence MGFLKEFKEFAVKGNVMDLAVGVIIGGAFGKIVTSIVNDVIMPLVSAIIGTPDFTNMYVVLKGDAPDGAPLAAARGVDGNVIFAYGSFITEVINFTLLAFCVFLMVKGINQLRKKEEAAVAPEPAGPPAPTQEDLLAEIRDLLKNQGK; translated from the coding sequence ATGGGATTTTTAAAAGAATTTAAAGAATTTGCTGTAAAAGGCAATGTAATGGACCTAGCAGTTGGGGTTATCATTGGAGGAGCATTTGGTAAAATCGTTACAAGTATCGTAAATGATGTTATTATGCCCTTAGTATCTGCAATCATTGGTACACCAGACTTTACCAATATGTATGTAGTTTTAAAAGGAGATGCTCCAGATGGCGCACCTTTAGCTGCAGCAAGAGGAGTAGATGGTAACGTTATCTTTGCTTACGGTAGCTTCATTACAGAGGTAATCAACTTTACGTTATTGGCATTCTGTGTATTCTTAATGGTAAAAGGAATTAACCAATTGAGAAAGAAAGAAGAGGCAGCAGTTGCACCAGAGCCAGCAGGACCACCAGCACCAACGCAAGAGGACTTATTGGCAGAGATCAGAGATTTGTTGAAAAATCAAGGAAAATAA